The Antedon mediterranea chromosome 7, ecAntMedi1.1, whole genome shotgun sequence genome has a segment encoding these proteins:
- the LOC140054889 gene encoding uncharacterized protein: MAANIVPYACLHIDASWYDVLAAVSMTMSLGHDNREDVKRKLQDTFQNIKNRNTVIPCLSVRSAFDLYLQVKKYPIGSEVIMTAVNIPSMSEIVKHHGLNVVPWDISINTLLPNLDSFKQMVSNKTVGVLVSHIYGKYSNIDDLISVAKQHNLDVIEDCAESFHGLEELGNAQADIAMFSFGIIKHATAFGGSLVKVHDPQIAERMTSLHETYPVQNRSQYLRKVLKYAFLMTLVNSPFVTKYVTMVARELNINYKDLFVQYLRTFPGDLIKSIRQQPSTPLMWMIYRRLKNVDPDSFKEGMRRYEYVANKIPSEMLVGRDNDSKNYWLFPVLVNNPTKFIKLLSSLGVDAYSGATQLSIVVATNQTEAPYPHEACSMLERVVYLPVHKHVPFHHLDNICCALETAMKMLDASEEEYDGKNPKMQKKFRSKL, from the exons ATGGCTGCTAACATCGTTCCATATGCTTGCTTACACATTG ATGCATCATGGTATGATGTCCTAGCAGCTGTTTCCATGACAATGAGTCTAGGTCACGATAACCGGGAGGATGTCAAACGCAAGTTGCAGGACACATTTCAGAATATTAAAAACCGAAACACAGTGATTCCATGTCTGTCAGTGAGGTCAGCGTTTGACCTGTACTTACAGGTCAAGAAGTACCCGATAGGGTCAGAGGTCATTATGACTGCTGTCAATATCCCAAGTATGAGTGAAATTGTAAAACATCATGGGTTAAATGTGGTTCCATGGGATATCAGTATCAATACATTGTTACCTAATCTAGACTCTTTTAAACAGATGGTATCAAACAAAACTGTTGGTGTTTTAGTTTCCCATATTTATGGCAAATATTCGAATATAGATGATTTGATATCAGTTGCTAAGCAACATAATCTTGACGTAATTGAGGACTGTGCAGAATCGTTTCACGGTCTTGAAGAACTTGGTAATGCGCAGGCAGATATTGCGATGTTTAGTTTTGGAATAATCAAACACGCAACAGCATTTGGGGGTTCGCTGGTCAAAGTTCATGACCCTCAGATAGCAGAAAGGATGACCTCTCTGCATGAAACATATCCAGTGCAGAACAGAAGTCAATACTTGCGAAAAGTGCTGAAGTATGCATTTCTGATGACGTTAGTGAATAGTCCATTTGTTACAAAGTATGTTACAATGGTTGCTCGTGAATTGAACATTAATTACAAGGActtgtttgtacagtatttacgCACTTTTCCGGGTGACCTAATTAAGTCTATACGTCAGCAACCGTCTACGCCGTTAATGTGGATGATATACCGAAG GTTGAAAAATGTTGACCCAGACTCTTTCAAAGAAGGAATGAGAAGATACGAGTATGTGGCAAATAAGATACCCAGTGAAATGTTGGTGGGGCGTGACAATGATTCGAAAAACTATTGGCTATTTCCTGTCCTTGTG AATAACCCAACAAAGTTCATCAAACTGTTATCGTCACTTGGTGTTGATGCCTACAGTGGTGCTACACAACTTTCCATAGTAGTCGCAACTAACCAGACAGAAGCCCCATATCCACATGAGGCATGTAGCATGTTGGAAAGGGTTGTCTATCTACCAGTGCATAAGCATGTTCCATTCCACCATCTTGATAACATCTGCTGTGCATTAGAAACTGCAATGAAAATGCTGGATGCATCAGAAGAGGAGTACGATGGAAAGAATCCAAAGATGCAGAAAAAGTTTAGAAGTAAATTgtga
- the LOC140055187 gene encoding uncharacterized protein: MTLDIRGHLNVEKVRNNKDMPAEEGRGIGYYDDCMAKLANQEEDERLTETMDSLNLQKTRMLADTRHELKSVDKTLRKLQRQKKLLRRATLENVISRENKQVVYKSFKSISEEEEESDDTDIENSSKSDDSSTVNKDASATMTCPAFPGVPTPTDSSLASYDTYWLRRRGVNPPLMPRPASTKIFNEIENEKTNNGINKRKKFYRQKTMINLNNKINESDSSVKTKTEKVENKFRPKTSIGHNPSRRRSSLNSNRDRPHTAVEVGTRGRSRRELTQLTHIDAVMSSEREFRRNEWLENKSILKAEQDRVLRSKVQSFLETIERDKKKFLSDVKVSVKSRDLDVI, from the exons ATGACACTGGACATACGAGGACATCTTAACGTTGAAAAGGTTAGAAACAACAAGGACATGCCCGCAGAAGAAGGAAGAGGGATTGGCTATTACGATGATTGTATGGCGAAATTAGCCAATCAAGAAGAGGATGAGAGATTGACAGAAACGATGGATTCCCTAAATCTTCAAAAAACCCGTATGTTGGCAGACACAAGACATGAACTGAAGAGCGTGGACAAAACATTGCGGAAGTTGCAGCGACAAAAGAAACTTCTTCGTAGAGCAACTCTGGAAAATGTTATCAGTAGAGAAAATAAACAAGTCGTCTATAAGTCTTTTAAATCAATATccgaagaagaagaagagagTGATGATACTGATATTGAG aattcGTCAAAGAGTGATGATTCGTCAACTGTCAACAAGGATGCGAGTGCCACGATGACATGCCCTGCATTTCCTGGTGTTCCGACACCAACAGACTCCAGTCTCGCAAGCTACGATACCTATTGGTTACGAAGACGTGGCGTGAATCCTCCACTTATGCCAAGACCAGCTTCAACTAAAATATTTAACGagatagaaaatgaaaaaacgAACAATGgaataaataaacgaaaaaaGTTTTACCGACAAAAGACAATgattaatttgaataataaaattaatgaaagtGACTCGTCagttaaaacaaaaacagaGAAAGTTGAAAACAAATTTCGTCCTAAAACGTCAATTGGTCATAACCCTTCACGACGACGAAGTTCATTAAATAGTAATCGAGACCGCCCTCATACGGCTGTGGAGGTAGGGACGAGGGGTCGATCAAGGCGGGAATTAACTCAGTTGACACACATAGATGCCGTGATGTCGTCAGAAAGAGAGTTTCGACGGAACGAATGGTTggaaaataaatcaatattaaaagCAGAGCAGGATCGCGTACTTAGAAGCAAAGTACAATCGTTTTTAGAAACTATCGAACGAGATAAAAAGAAGTTTCTTTCGGATGTAAAAGTTAGTGTAAAAAGTCGGGACTTAGACGTAATTTAA
- the LOC140054920 gene encoding uncharacterized protein CXorf65 homolog, whose amino-acid sequence MGFIVIRFGGSGAFLANPDCTVANLLAYIKRTCNETDPKVGLDLADEDGMLMNLCDLHPKRRASGILSTKTMYIPIKLERTEDGGLKPYVPLVPDMDKESPEFMRRLAVQYERRTGKSIRGYGRLKSLPEDAQTGKSTTSSKRGTSKGGKSAGRAGKTR is encoded by the exons ATGGGGTTCATAGTTATTCGCTTTGGAG GAAGTGGGGCATTTTTAGCCAATCCTGACTGTACGGTGGCAAACCTATTGGCTTACATCAAACGCACGTGTAATGAAACCGATCCAAAAG TTGGATTGGATCTAGCTGATGAAGATGGTATGCTAATGAACTTATGCGATCTACACCCAAAGAGAAGGGCGTCTGGTATACTATCCACAAAGACTATGTATATACCCATCAAATTAGAAC GCACAGAAGACGGTGGTTTAAAACCGTACGTTCCCCTAGTTCCAGATATGGATAAAGAAAGTCCAGAATTTATGA GACGACTGGCAGTGCAGTATGAACGAAGAACTGGAAAAAGTATTCGAGGCTACGGCCGACTAAAGTCCCTACCAGAGGACGCTCAAACGGGAAAATCGACAACGTCTTCCAAACGCGGTACTTCAAAGGGAGGAAAGAGCGCCGGTCGGGCAGGAAAAACACGATAG